One stretch of Armigeres subalbatus isolate Guangzhou_Male chromosome 2, GZ_Asu_2, whole genome shotgun sequence DNA includes these proteins:
- the LOC134212498 gene encoding cytosolic 10-formyltetrahydrofolate dehydrogenase: MSAYSDQNGAKGNGYINGNGHPEDLKIAIIGQSNFAAEVLEVLLEHHHTVVGVFTIADKGSREDILATTARQLGIPVFKISAWRRKGVPIPEVLEKYQSVGANLNVLPFCSQFIPMEVIDGAKFGSVCYHPSILPRHRGASAISWTLIDGDNTAGFSIFWADDGLDTGPILLQRQCPVFSDDTLDSLYKRFLYPEGITAMVEAVDMIADGTAPKITQTEIGASYDPALFREENQFINLNQPAEKIFNFIRGLDSVPGALAVIIGDDGSETSVRLHGASLCGPAVLDNAKPVTIKGATGPAFVDREGVFITGSDGQLVKVKRLKKGSKMIQASQWFSQAGKKIVPLDLNEREVEMEGILKGIWRAILKVEIEAETDFFACGAGSMDVVRLIEEVKDALEIPLENENLFMAPSFMEFLNEVISRTRNGVSQESSGPDYESVILRENKKTISVPVQMFVNGQFIDAENKKTLDIINPTNEQLICKVAAASALDVDYAIRCAHEAFKGVWSQVSARERGQLMYNLANLMEQHKEELATIESIDSGAVYTLALKTHVGMSIDAWRYYAGWTDKIEGSTIPVNPAKPNNVLTFTKREPIGVCGLITPWNYPLMMLSWKMAACIAAGNTVVIKPAQVCPLTALKFAELTVKAGFPPGVINVVTGSGSVTGQAISEHPLVRKLGFTGSTPIGKKIMAACAESNIKKCSMELGGKSPLIIFADCDLDKAVRLGMSSVFFNKGENCIAAGRLFVEDKIHDEFVRKVVKNIKTMTIGDPLNRGTAHGPQNHKAHMDKLVEYCENGVREGAKLVYGGKRVPNMKGWFFEPTVFTNVQDHMFIAKEESFGPIMVISKFHSSDFDALVQRANSTEYGLASGVFTKDIRKAMLFADKVEAGTVFVNTYNKTDVAAPFGGFKQSGFGKDLGKEALNEYLKTKCVTIEY, translated from the exons ATTAATGGCAATGGTCACCCCGAAGACCTGAAAATAGCCATCATCGGACAGAGCAATTTCGCTGCCGAAGTGTTGGAGGTACTGCTCGAGCATCATCACACCGTTGTCGGAGTGTTCACCATTGCCGACAAGGGAAGCCGCGAGGATATTCTTGCCACGACTGCCCGGCAGCTCGGCATTCCGGTTTTCAAAATCTCGGCATGGCGCCGCAAGGGTGTCCCCATCCCGGAGGTGCTGGAGAAATACCAATCGGTCGGTGCGAACCTGAACGTGCTGCCGTTTTGCAGTCAGTTCATTCCGATGGAGGTGATCGACGGGGCCAAGTTCGGCAGCGTTTGCTACCATCCGTCGATTCTGCCCAGGCATCGTGGTGCGAGTGCCATCTCGTGGACCTTGATCGATGGGGACAATACGGCTGGGTTTTCGATTTTCTGGGCTGATGATGGACTGGATACGGGACCGATTCTGCTGCAGAGGCAATGTCCGGTATTTAGTGACGATACGCTGGATTCGTTGTACAAAAGATTTTTGTATCCGGAAGGAATCACAGCGATGGTAGAGGCAGTGGATATGATTGCGGATGGGACTGCGCCGAAGATTACACAGACGGAGATCGGTGCCTCGTACGATCCGGCGTTGTTCCGTGAGGAGAATCAATTTATCAATTTGAACCAACCAGCGGAGAAGATTTTCAATTTCATCAGAGGGCTGGATTCGGTTCCTGGAGCATTGGCAGTGATTATCGGAGATGATGGAAGCGAAACTTCGGTGCGCTTGCATGGTGCATCACTGTGTGGTCCAGCCGTGCTGGATAACGCAAAACCTGTAACGATCAAAGGAGCCACGGGGCCAGCGTTTGTAGATCGAGAAGGTGTTTTTATCACCGGTTCTGACGGGCAGTTAGTTAAGGTGAAACGTTTGAAGAAGGGAAGCAAAATGATTCAGGCTAGTCAATGGTTCAGCCAAGCGGGTAAGAAAATTGTTCCGCTGGACTTGAATGAGCGAGAAGTGGAGATGgaaggaattttgaaaggaatttggaGAGCCATTTTGAAAGTAGAGATCGAAGCAGAAACAGATTTTTTTGCTTGTGGAGCGGGATCGATGGATGTCGTCCGACTAATAGAGGAAGTAAAAGATGCTTTGGAAATCCCATTAGAAAACGAAAATCTTTTCATGGCTCCAAGCTTTATGGAATTCTTGAACGAAGTCATAAGTCGAACAAGAAATGGAGTAAGTCAGGAGAGTTCAGGTCCAGATTATGAGTCCGTAATCCTGAGAGAGAATAAGAAGACAATATCTGTACCAGTACAAATGTTTGTAAATGGTCAGTTCATAGATGCAGAAAATAAAAAGACCCTTGATATTATTAACCCTACAAATGAACAATTAATCTGCAAGGTGGCAGCTGCTTCCGCGTTGGATGTAGATTACGCTATCAGATGTGCGCATGAAGCATTCAAAGGTGTTTGGAGTCAGGTATCTGCCAGAGAAAGAGGTCAATTGATGTACAATCTGGCTAACCTTATGGAACAGCACAAAGAAGAACTGGCAACGATTGAATCCATTGACTCTGGTGCTGTCTATACATTGGCCTTGAAAACCCACGTCGGCATGTCCATAGATGCGTGGCGTTATTACGCCGGTTGGACGGACAAGATCGAAGGATCAACTATTCCTGTAAACCCGGCGAAACCGAACAATGTACTAACATTCACCAAGCGGGAGCCTATCGGTGTATGCGGCTTGATCACACCTTGGAATTACCCGCTCATGATGCTTTCGTGGAAAATGGCTGCCTGTATTGCAGCCGGAAACACAGTAGTCATCAAACCTGCACAGGTGTGTCCCTTAACAGCTTTGAAATTCGCGGAGCTCACCGTAAAAGCAGGATTTCCACCGGGTGTCATCAACGTAGTTACGGGCTCTGGGTCAGTTACTGGACAAGCCATTTCCGAGCATCCCTTAGTACGCAAGCTCGGTTTTACCGGCTCAACACCGATTGGAAAGAAAATCATGGCTGCCTGCGCTGaatcaaatattaaaaagtGTTCCATGGAACTCGGTGGCAAAAGCCCGCTGATCATTTTCGCTGATTGTGACCTCGACAAAGCGGTTCGGTTGGGAATGTCTTCCGTGTTCTTTAACAAAGGCGAAAACTGTATAGCGGCAGGTCGGCTCTTTGTGGAGGACAAGATTCACGATGAATTCGTACGCAAGGTCgtgaaaaatatcaaaacaatGACGATTGGTGATCCACTCAATCGAGGAACGGCACACGGTCCACAGAACCACAAGGCACACATGGATAAGCTGGTGGAATATTGCGAGAATGGAGTCAGGGAAGGGGCAAAGCTTGTCTACGGGGGTAAACGAGTGCCAAACATGAAAGGCTGGTTCTTCGAGCCTACTGTTTTCACCAATGTTCAGGACCACATGTTTATAGCGAAAGAGGAATCCTTTGGGCCAATCATGGTGATTTCCAAATTTCACAGCAGTGACTTCGATGCGTTGGTTCAAAGAGCCAATTCTACGGAATATGGACTGGCGAGCGGTGTATTTACCAAAGACATAAGGAAAGCTATGCTGTTTGCAGATAAAGTTGAAGCCGGTACTGTCTTCGTCAATACGTACAATAAAACGGACGTCGCTGCTCCATTCGGAGGGTTCAAACAGAGTGGATTTGGAAAGGACTTAG GAAAAGAAGCATTAAacgaatatctcaaaaccaaaTGTGTGACCATCGAGTATTGA